The window ATTAAGGGGAAAGAGCCGGATAATTGGAGGACCTCTTTTTTTATGGAATACTATTCGGATAAAGTTTGGCCAAGGATGGTTAATATGGGGTATAGAGGTATTCGATCTACTGACTTAAAATACATTCAATATACTGATCTTGAGGACATGAATGAATTGTATGATTTAAAGAAAGATCCTTATGAATTGAATAATATCATCGATGATCCTACCTATCAAGATAGATTAAAAGAAATAAAAGCTAACCTAAATAGTTATTAAAATGTTAAATTTGAAGGAGTTAATGCCCCTCCTTTGGGCTTTATTCTTAATAAATCCCCTTACCGGCCTTGGGCAATCAGAAGTCCTAAAAATAGGCGCTGCATCGATAGTTATTTCGCCGGAACTGAACAGCTGGGTTCAAGGAGCAGGTGTACCCAAAAAAGCCACAAAGGTTAGAGATGACCTAGAAGCCAATGGGCTTTATTTATCGAAGGGAGGATTTCAAGTGCTTTTGGTCAGTTGTGATTTAGTAGGCATGGAACCCGCATTGAATATAAGACTACGTGAAGCCATGGGTGTGGCTACAGGGATTATGCCTAGAGATATATTGATTTCATCTACTCATACCCATGGAGGTCCATCATTAGTGAAAACCAACTATTTGATGCCATTGGATACAGCTTATATTGAAAGCTTGATCCCACGGATGGTGTCAATGGCAAAAGAAGCGGTCAAAAATGCAGTACCGGGAAAAATCGGCTGGGCTGAAGGTAAAGCCCAGATAGGATACAACCGTCGCCTAACTTGGGCAGATGGGACCCATTCCATGCATGGTGATGCTGGAAGAGCAGATTTTGCAGGTTTGGAAGGTCCGGATGACCCTCAGCATTTGGCCTTGTTCGCTGCAGACCTTAAGGGAAACCTTTTGTCAATCCTTTACCATAATACCACCCATCCCACCATTTTTTATGCCGATGGGGTGTTTTCTTCAGATTTTCCGGGGGAAGTAAGAAAGACTTTTAGAGAAAATTTCACAGATAACATTCCCGTCCTGTTTCTCAATGGCGCACAAGGAGATATCAGTATGGAAAATATGCTAGATAAAAAGGCTGAGTCTGATGAAGAGAAAATGGCAAGAATTACTGAGTTGGTGGTAAGGGAGACCATGCGGCTTTATAAAACCATAACTTATGAAACCAACCCAAAGCTGGCGCATGAGTACCATGATTTAAAAGTAAAGGTAAGATTACCTGATACCGGTACACTTATCAAGTCTCAAGAAATTCTTGAACGAATTGATGAAGGTGAACCTATTCGGGGCATGGAAATGATAATGGCCTTTGGAACGGTGCATCTCCAAAGAACTTTTGGTGAAAACCCATTTGATGTTTTGCCTGTTCATGCCCTAAAAATTGGAGAGCTTGCCGTGGTAACTCAACCTTGTGAGTTGTTTAGTCAATTTGGTCTTGACATTAAAAGAAGGAGCCCGGGTAAGAGTACAATTGTGGTGGGCATGACAGATGGATACAACGGTTATTGTCCTACCATCTATGGTTTACTTGGTGGGGGGTATTCCGGCTCCCCCATAAGCTGGACTCGTTTGGAACCCGAAGCTGGATATAAAATTGTAGATACAGCAGCAATTTTACTAAATAAAGTATGGGCCAAATAAGGGTGTAATTATAAGGTATTTGTAATTTTATTTTGATGGAAATAGATTAAATTAGGTGATTATGAATATTTAGTGAAATAACCTTCAAAATGATCGAATCTAAAAAGTATATAGAGACTTTGGATCGATCCAAAGAGGATCGATATTGGGAGCTGATTATGGAAGGTGATAAGTCAGGATTGGAGGGTATGTTCAGTCTTTATGCTTATGAATTAATGGCTTATGGATTAAAGATAAATGCAGACAGAGAACTTGTAAAGGATTGTATTCAGGACCTATTTATTGACTTATGGAAATATCGAGAAAATAACAGAAAGGTTGACCATGTCAAAAATTATATTTTTAAGGTGCTTTCAAATAAGATCAGAAAAGAAATTAAAGCCAGAGTGAAAAGAAGGGAGGTTGAGCAGCTGATGCATCCAGATGGATTAGAATCTCAGATGCCTGGTCCAGAAAGCAATATTGAATTCACTGAAGAAAAATCCAATTCCAAGTTACAATCAGCTTTAAAATTACTGCCCTTAAGGCAAAGACAAGTAGTTATTTATGTGTTTCTAGAAAATATTCCTCATAAGCAAATTGCTAAAATTATGGGAATTAATGTTCAGTCGGTATACACCTTAACCTGGAAAGCAATAAATAACCTTCGCAAATTAATGGTCTTTTTATTGTTTTTTTTGTTGGCTAAATAAATCTTCATTTATCCAGAAATGTACAATAAGTTTCCTGCTAAAATCAATTCATAAACAGTAACTTAATTGCAGTTTTCGATTTCATCACAGGGATGATGTAGTAAAACATCCAACAGCATGATTTACTTTTGACTGCACAACTCCCTAGGAAAACTCAGGCAATCCTATTGCCTTATCCTCCCTGAACTTCATTTTTTAAATTTTCAAATCAAGTAGAAAAAAAATAAAATTTTTTCCTCCGGAAGGATAGAATTTGGCAATTTCTGACACATGTCTATGAAAATGCACCATGATGAATAATTTAAATGAAAATGTAATAGACTTAATTTTGAATGAAGAGTTCAGAAAATGGGTCTTGGCTTCCAATTTAGCGTCTGATAGAATTTGGAGAAATTCACTCTCTAAAGACCAAATTTTAGCAAAGGATGTGGAAGAGGCAAAAAATATTATCCGCGATCTGTTAATAGATCAGGATCCGCTTCAGTCTGCAGAATTTGATGAGATGTGGAAATTCATTGATAGCCATACTTTTGAAACAACTTTGGGTTTTAAGGAAAAAAGAATAAGCCCAAATAAACCTTTACCTCAATCAGTTCAAGAGCAAAATAGTAAATCAACACCAATTTCACATGTTTTCACAAGCTATCTTAGAGTTGCCGTGATTTTGTTGTTATTGCTAGGTGTAGGGTATCTCTTATTAAATGATCTACAGCCCAATATGGATACTGAGGGGTCTACAACGGCGTCTGTCAAAACCTATCAAGCCCCTCCCGGCATAAAGTCAAGGATCACTCTACAAGATGGAACAAAAGTCATTCTTAATTCAGGTAGCATATTGACTTATAATGATAATGTAGATCAAAAAAGAAGAGAAATTTATTTAGAAGGAGAGGCATTTTTTGATGTGTACCCCAATCCTGAAAAACCTTTAACAGTTACTGCTGCTGAGGTTAGTACCACTGCCATTGGGACTTCTTTTAATATTAAAGCTTTTGAAAATGAAGATGTAAAAGTGGCCTTGGTCACAGGTAAGGTAGCTATTGGAATCCCCGGAATAGGAGTAGACAGCATAATGTTAAAGGAAAGGGAAGTTTTAAACATTCCTCATGAAAATGGTAGAGTTAGCAAAATAGCTTTTGATGAAGATGAAGTATTAGGATGGACTAGAAAGTTAATTGTTTTTGATAATACAGCTTTTTCAGAAGCGATTAGAGTTTTAGAAAACTGGTATGGTGTATCATTTGAGCTTTATAATATGCCCCAAGAAAACCTGAATATTTCCGGGAAATTTCAAGATGAAACCCTTAAAAATGTAATGGAAGGCTTGAAGCATACCCTTCAAATCGATTACAGTATAATTGGAGAGACGGTAACAATTGAATTCAAAAGTCAATGACAATAATAGGTGAGATAATAAAAGTGATTTGGTAAAAGGGGTTTCTCTCCAAGGCAAAGAAAAAACTCATTATCAAATTTGCTAATGTTTTTATCACCTGAATTATTCAATTAATAAATTAACAAAAACCCAAAATTGTATGAAAAATTATTTACAAAGGCATGATGTTCGCATGATTAAAGTATTTGCCTTTATCTTTCTTATCCTATGTATGTCTTCAGGGCTACTGCTGGCAAGAGAGGTAAAGAGGCAAGTGAAAAGTATTGAAGAAGTCAAAGTGCAAATACCCCTGGAAGGGGTTTCTGTAAAGGAGGCATTTTCTAAAATAGAGGAGGTTTCAGAATTTAACTTTGTCTACCTTAACAAAGAAATAAAAAATCTTCCGGAACTGTTTATTGCCCAGTCAAACCAAAGCATTTATAACTTGCTGGTAAAGATTTCCAATCAAACAGGTTTAGACTTTAAGCAGGTTAATCAAAATATTCATGTCCAAAAGTCAAAAAGAAGTAGTAATCAACAGAAAGTAGTTGTCTCTAATTTGTTTATAGAAATAACAGGTAGAGTGACAGACGATCAAGGATTGCCTTTGCCGGGTGTGACCATTATTATTGAAGGAACTAGTGTGGGTACTGTTACTGATTTTGATGGTAATTATACTTTGGATGCAGAAGAAGGAAATGTACTGGTTTATTCATTTGTTGGCTTTGAAAGTCAGCGTAAAACAATCGGAAATTCCAGTGTAATTGATGTACAAATGATCCAGGATGCCAGTTCGCTGGAAGAGGTTGTGGTGACTGCATTTGGTATAAAGAAAGAAAAGAAATCACTAAGTTATGCTGTTCAAGAACTAGAAGGGGACAAACTGTCAGCGGTAGGAAATACCAATTTGGTCAATAGTATTCAAGGTAAGATTGCAGGGGTAATAGTGAAACAAAGTTCCGGTGCACCTGGTAGTACTTCAAAAATTAATATTAGAGGAAGTCGATCTTTTGTAGGAAACAATGAGCCGTTATATGTAGTAGACGGAATGCCTATTTCAAGTGGTGGTCGTACCATAGATCTTAACCCGAATGATATCAAGTCCATGAATGTGCTGAAGGGTCCAACAGCAGCTGCCTTGTATGGGTTAAGGGCTTCAAATGGAGTTGTAGTTATAGAGACGAAGAAAGGAGAAGGGGTGCTCGGGGGCAAGCCTACAGTTACTTTGGAAAGTAATTACAATTTTGACCAATTATCAAGAGTACCAGACATTCAGACCACTTACGGACAGGGGGAAAGGGGTGTATTTCTTCCCTATTCCGCATTCTCTTGGGGACCAAGAATTGATGAAATGGGTGTTTATACCAATCAATTGGGAGAATTGGAAGAAGCTGCTGTGTATGACAATGTAGGAGATCTTTTTAGGACAGGAGGGACCTCTAACACAAACCTATCCATTTCCAATGCGCTGGATAAAGGGAATTATGCAATCAATGTAGGCATGGCCAACCAAGATGGTATTTTGAAAAATACAGGCATGCAAAGAATGAATATTAAAGTCGCAGGTGGTTATAATTTGACTGATAAATTAAAAGTTAATACTTCCATTAATTATTCTAATAACCTGATTGAAGGTACGGAATTACCTTGGTGGGGCACTTTTGCCATACCCCCTTCCTACAACTTAAAAGGAAAGCCTACTCATGTACCGGGAGATCCATTCCAACAGATAAATTTTAGGGGGCAACATGATAATTTTTATTGGGCCATGGAAAATAATTATTCTGAGAATAGAACCTCAAGGACTTTTGGTAATCTTAGTTTTGATTATACGCCATTCGATTGGTTGTCAGTTAACTACAGGATAGGATTGGATGAGTATACTACTCAAAATAAAAACGTAATAGAGAAAGGCTCTGGTAGTGGGAGAACTGATCCACCAAGTGGGGGAAGTATTAGTAACAGTATGGTGAATCAGAGACAAATCAATTCCAATTTGAACCTCAATATCAGCAAGAGTTTTGGGAGCGATTTTAATATGGACTTTATGCTTGGGAATGAGGTTTATGATATTAGAGGAAATTCGATTTCAAGTAATGGATCAGATTTGGTAATTGGTGGTTTTCACCATATTTCTAATACAGCTGTTCAAACAACCAATGAGTACTTGTCTAGAAGTAGAGTGGTTGGTTTTTATGGAAATCTTTCAGTTTCATGGCTAAATTCAATATTTCTAAATGCTACCGGTAGAAATGATATTGTTTCAAATATGCCTAGAGGAAACCGCTCATTTTTCTATCCTTCTATAGGTACAGGGGTAGTATTTACGGAGTTTTTATCATTACCTGAAAATATCCTGACATTCGGAAAATTTAGGGCTAGTGTAGCAGAAGTTGGTCAAGCAGGTCCAATATTTTCAACTTCCACACTATTTGTACCGGGAGCAGCCGTAGGTGGTTTTACTTTTCCTTACCAAGGTATGAATGCATTTACATTAAGTAATGCTTTAAATAGCTCAGATTTAAAACCTGAAAACACAAGAACTTTTGAAATAGGAGTTGATTTACGGTTTTTTAATGATAGGGTAGGATTGGATTATACCTATTATGATTCCAAGTCTGACGGCCAAATTTATAGGGTACCAATTGCTATATCTACAGGCTATACCAGTGAGTTGAGGAATGCCGGTGAAATGAGTGTAAAAGGTCACGAAATCATGCTTAATTTGACGCCTATTTCCACACAAAATTTCTCTTGGAACCTTACTACTAATTTTACGACTTATACCAACAGGGTGGTAAGTTTGGCAGAAGGGATTGACCAACTAGAATTAGGTGGATTCAGGGTGCAATCTGTGGCTGTAGAAGGAGAAGAATATCCCTCCCTCAGAGGCTTTGGCTATGCAAGAGATCCTGCCAGTGGAGAGATTGTTGTTGACAGTAGACCAACACTTTCCAACGGAAATATCAACACACGCTATGGAATGCCTTTAAGGACCACCAGTCAGGTGATTTTAGGCAGTGCCCAACCTGATTTTGACATGAGTTTCCTTAATAGCTTTAATTTTAAAAACTTCTCTATTTCGGCTCAAATTGATTGGAGAAAAGGGGGCAAAGTTTCCTCCGGTTACAATAGGTTAGGAAAACTTTATGGAATCCTTAGTGAAACTGAAAATAGGGAAGCAGATCAAATCTTTCCCGGAAAAATGGGGTACTATGACCAAGGTAATCTTGTAGTAGAAGGGGATAATAACATTACCATTCAGAAAGGATTTGATTTTTACAGGGTGAATGATGATCCGATAAGTGAAGCCAATGTCTATGATGCCACTTTTGTGCGACTCAGAGAATTACGATTGGATTATAGATTTCCCACTGGTTGGTTGCAAAATACATTTATTCGTAAGGCCTCAGTTTTCTTCGTTGGTAGGAATTTACTGTTGAGCGCAGCCATGCCTCATTTCGACCCAGAAATGTTCAATACCAATGAGGCTGAATCTTACAATTCCTATCCACAAACCAAGAGTTTTGGCGGTGGTATAAGAGTAGATTTTTAAACCCAAAATAAGAAATAATTATGAAATATATTAATCTATTATTCATTGCATTATTATCAGGACTGTTGATTTCCTGCAGTGAAGACATCTTGGATGAGATCAATAAGAATCCCAATGCCTCAACAGATGTTCCCATAAGCCTTTTATTGCCCCAGGTAACAGTCAGCACCGTTCACGGTGTGGCAGGAGATGGTGGGGGAGAGTATGCCTGTTTTTTTGTGGAGCATACGACCAATGTACACCTCAATCCAAGAATGCCTTTTAATGTTAATGATAATGTTTGGGGCAGTACTTATTATACCTTAAAAGACCTTAATACCATTATAGAGAAAGGCTCAGTAGGAGGGAATGAAGAAGGTCAGTTTCATGCTGTAGGTATCGCCAAAGTTCTGTACGCTTATACTTTGAGTGTTGGAACAGATTTTTTTGGGGAAATGCCCCATTCTGAAGCAAATAAAGGAAGCGAAAATCGTTCACCTACATTTGATAATCAGGAGACCATATATGCTTTTTTGCAAAACTTACTGGATGAAGCCATAGTTGACTTGGATAAGGAATCCATAGGAGACATTTCTAGGTTTGACCTAATTTATGAAGGGGATACAGAAATGTGGAAAAAAGCTGCCTATGGGCTAAAAGCACGTTTTTACAATAGATTGAGCAATATTCAGCCGGAAGCTTCAGCTCAAAATGTTTTAGATGCGCTGGCAGGTACTTTTGAATCAGAAGATGAAGGGATGATTTTTGATGGCTACCTTTCTGGAAATACCAATGATAATCCATGGGCCGGATGGCAGAAATCAGAACAAACCTACGCGATCAGCCAAACCTTTCTTGATTTAGTCAATGGTTTTAATGATTCGGGATATACAGACCCTAGAGCAAACAGATGGTTCACACGAATTAATGGAGAATTTGTTGGCGCACCAACAGGCCAAGCCCAGTCGGATCAAACTCACTCCGTTTATTCAGCACCATCAACAGAAACAGTATTATATGACGAGTCTCCACAGCCCCTAATTACTTATGATGAGATGAAATTTTTGGAGGCGGAGGCAAAGTTGAGGTTAGGATTGAATGAAGAAGCTTATGTCGCTTACCAAGAAGCTGTTGAATCAGCTTGTAGAAGGTCCGGAATTTCTGAAGATGAAATTGAAGAATATTTAAGCCAAGGCTCTGTTTTTCCCGGTGCAAATAATTTGAGCCTAAACCATATAATTGGCCAGAAAAATATTTCTTTTTGGATGTTTCAATCCATAGAAGCGTACAATGATTTCAGGAGAACCGGAATTCCTCAAATGAATGACCCTCAAGGTACACCACTTAGGTTGCCTTATCCACCTTCTGAGGTCAATAGAAACCCCAATACGCCATCTGAAATAAATGATCAAACTATCTATGAAATTCCTGTTTGGTGGGCCAAACAATGACCTACTAATCAAGCTAAACTTTTATAAAATATTATTATCTAATAGAAAAGAATACATGAAAAAAACTAAAATTGTCCTCTTGATTTTTATCTCCATATTATTTGTCCGATGTTCGGTGCAAAGGCAAGACCAGTCAAAAGATAAAAAGTCCAAAGAAGAAAATGCCAAATTACATCCTGACTTACAAAGGCATGAAGGAGTATTGGTTAATAAAAAGGTGAACGGCTACAATGGGATTTGGTACATGAATCAGCCCCTAGATAACGAATATAAATTTAAATATAGTGGCGGATTGGCTACTTATACCGCCAAACACAACCCTATTGCGATTTATAGAAAAGAAGTAAATAAAACTTTCTTTTGTTATGGAGGAACAGATGCTGAGAATTCTACTTTGCACCATATGGTTTCTTACTATGATCATGAAACCGGGGAAATACCCAAGCCAACGTTAGTCTTGGATAAGAATACCATAGATGCGCATGATAATCCCATAATTTCTATAGATAAGGATGGATATATTTATTTGTTCTCTACCTCTCATGGTACGTCTAGGCCTTCCTATGTTCACAGAAGCCGGAAACCGTATGATATAAAATCATTTGAAGTGGTAGAGGCTAATAAATTGGACAATGGCAAAAAAGTACCTTTGGATAACTTTTCCTATATGCAGACTTGGAATGTGCCGGATAAGGGTTTTGTAAGCTTTTTTACTAGGTACAATTATCCAGCAGATAGAACGATTTGCTTTATGACAAGTCCAGATGGAAAGAACTGGTCTGAATGGAAACGCATTGCAGCGATTAAAAAAGGACATTATCAAATCAGTGCTGTCGGAAATAATGTCGTAGGCTCAGCTTTTAATTTTCATCCGGATACCAAAGAAAAGAATGGATTAAACTGGCGAACCAACCTTTATTATGTTGAATCCTCTGATTTTGGTGAAACCTGGAGAGCAGCCGATGGGACTAGCTTGTCTTTACCTTTGACTTCCATTGAAAATGCAGGATTGGTCTACGATTATTACGATGAAGACCTAAATGTCTATATGAAGGATATTACCTATGACAATGAAAATAGGCCTGTAATTCTTTTCATTACTTCCAAAGGTTTTGAAGCCGGTCCTCAAAATGGTCCTAGAACATGGAGAACTGCCCGATGGAATGGAACGGATTGGGAAATCAATGACATTACCACTTCTGATAATAATTATGATATGGGTTCGCTTTATATTGACGAAAAAGGTAGCTGGCGTTTAATCGCACCTACCGAAGTAGGGCCACAGCCCTATAACCCGGGAGGAGAAATTGCACTTTGGCAAAGCAATGATCAAGGTAAATCGTGGGAGATGGTAAAGCAAATGACCAATGATAGCCCTTATAATCATACTTATGCAAGGAGACCGGTCAACGCTCATCCTGATTTTTATGCCATTTGGGCAGATGGTCATGGAAGAATGTCTTCCGAATCCCGTTTATTTATCAGTGATCGAGATGGAAATGTATCCATGTTACCGCAAACAATGAAAAGTAAAAAGGTGAAACTGAAATGATAATTACCCCTTTTTAAGAGCTTTCTATGATGACTCAATGGAGTAAAGAATGCTTAGAAAAATATGGGTGTTAATTATAGATTTATTTCAAATTTTAAGGGAAACAGCCCTTCTAAAACAATATTTCGAGTTAAAATAAAATCGCCAATCATTTCCTTGTTTCAATATAAAGGATAATGATTGGCGATTACTATTTTTATACTGTGCTAACCATGCTATTTTAATCCTTGCAAATAGGCGGTAAGGTTTGAAATATCGGTTTCATTCAAGGCCAAATCAGTAGGCTTGGGCATAATACTGGTTGCAAATCTCTTTCTCGCAGCAATATCCTCTGCTGGAATATTGTATACTTCATTTTGTAGTCCTTCCAAAACAACAATTGGCCCATCTGCTTGGAGGAATCCATAAGCAACTGTCCCATCTTTTAGGCTGATCAGCCACATTTCATAACCAAAAGCAACCCCTGCACTAGGATTGCTTATGGCATCAAACAAGCCATTCTGATCAAGCTTCGCTCCAATCATGCTTAAATTCGGGCCAATGTTACGGCCTTCTTCACCCACCTGATGACAGGTTGCACATTTGCCTAGGAAAACTTGCTTTCCTTTGGTTACATCTCCTTCAATGGCACGGATATCCTCTAGCGTTATAGCCTTTGATGTGCTTGGCTTACTGAAATAATCTCCCGCCAATACGCGTATGGCTTGTTCAGGGTTTTGGAAAATAACCTTACTAATTTCGGTTTTCAATTCTTCTGAAAGCGCTTCTTTTTCTGCCAAACCAATCAACATCATGCCACCGGTTCTATCTTTCGCCATGGCCTGGGCTGCTTTTATTTTGTCAGATTCAGAGCTATTATTTTTTGTTAGGATGGATTTATTCGCCAACATCTCCTTTTGGATTTCCGGGCTTAGGTTGGCTTTTAATTCAGGAATCTCCATCTCAAATCCATTCCATTCATTGTTTCTTCTATACCTTAACCACCATAATGCCTGATCTTTCACGTCCGCTATATCTGAAGCTGCAATTTCTTGCATGGCGTTTACAGCACTTTGGTCATTGATAAAGCCAAGGGCTGTAACCGCTTTTTTTCGTTGAGCTTCAGTTAATTGTTCGGATATAGCTCTTTCTTTCAGGCCATTGACTGCCTGCCTGGGGTGCAGCCGCCATGTGAGGTCTTCAAATCCCGGGTTCCAGTCAAGTGCTTCAGCACCTATTTCTTCCTGAAGCGTAGGATAGATCTCTTCCTCTTTACTATCCATAGCTAAACCTAGTGCCTCGACATAAAACCTGTCATCACCATCATGACGGGAGGCCAGTTCAATTAATATATCTTGGACTTGGTTTAAAGGCATATCCCTCATGGCCACTGCCACTTCCCTTCGCACGGCTGCTGAGGGGTCTTTACTTAATTTATTTGCAAAAGGTAGAATATCAGAATTAACCTGTCTCAAAGCCCTGAAAGCCGTTAATCTTATATTAGGGTTACTGGCCTCTAACTGCTCCTCAACAATTTGAACCCCTTCCTCGCCCATTTTAGAAAGTAGCCAAATGGCCCTTGCTTGGTGGTAAGGGTTTTTATCCTTAAGCACTTCTTTAACTGCAGGTACAGCCTGAGCACCTTGAGCAGCAAGTAAACCAAAACCCGCATTCCGAATATTGACGGCGGGATTCTTTAAAGCCGCTATCTGTCCTTGAGTAGTAGATAAGTCAATCTCCGGACGGCTTAATTTTTTACCTTTGGGAGTAATTCGATAAATTCTACCATAACCGGTACTATCGATCATCCGATGTCCACCTACCATGCCATCGTACCAATCGGCCACATAGATGGCACCATCAGTTCCTACGACTACATCACTAGGCCTAAACCATTTGGTTTTGTCTTCATCGGTCGCTCGGCTTTTTGCATCTTCTACTTCTTCTTCGGGCAAGCTAGTAATTAAGTTGTGCCTATTTAATTCAAAACCAGCTCCTTTAGCTTCAGGTTTGTAAGCCAAAATTACGTTTCTTCCAGCTTCACTTGCCAGTAAGGTGCCTCGGTATTTCTCTCCCATCAAATCACTCTCATAAAAGGTGATTCCTGTAGGTGAACCTGAGCCGGTATTGTCTCCAAATGGAATTACACCGGGGTCATCTTGATGCCAATGTGCCATGGGTATGGATTGGCCCGGTCGTCTGTCAGCCTGCCACTTTCTCGAGCCATCTGTATTGAAATAGCCCATATTGCCACCCTCCATTAACCAGGATACACGCACACCTTTGTTGCCATCATCATCATTGTCATTTTGCCACATATTGCCATAGCTATCAAGGGCCAATTCATAAGAATTTCTGAAATTATGACCCAATACTTTCAAGCCTGTACCATCAGGGTTGATGCTCATGGCAATACCC of the Cyclobacterium marinum DSM 745 genome contains:
- a CDS encoding PVC-type heme-binding CxxCH protein, whose translation is MHITLINLTPKIFSKRSLGGIFICLSLLNTSCKEEVQEEPFSLNEKYYSEDTQLYLPDDLEASLWAESPLFFNPTNMDVDAKGRIWVTEALNYRLFRNDPNKFKHQEEGDRVMILEDKDGDGKAESSKVFVQDKDLTAPLGISVIGNKVIVSSGPSVIIYTDEDGDDKPDNKEIFLTGFGGYDHDHGLHAMMAGPDGKYYFNAGNAGPHIVTDKSGWTLRSGSLYNGGSPHMIDNEPGMVSDDGKVWVGGIAMSINPDGTGLKVLGHNFRNSYELALDSYGNMWQNDNDDDGNKGVRVSWLMEGGNMGYFNTDGSRKWQADRRPGQSIPMAHWHQDDPGVIPFGDNTGSGSPTGITFYESDLMGEKYRGTLLASEAGRNVILAYKPEAKGAGFELNRHNLITSLPEEEVEDAKSRATDEDKTKWFRPSDVVVGTDGAIYVADWYDGMVGGHRMIDSTGYGRIYRITPKGKKLSRPEIDLSTTQGQIAALKNPAVNIRNAGFGLLAAQGAQAVPAVKEVLKDKNPYHQARAIWLLSKMGEEGVQIVEEQLEASNPNIRLTAFRALRQVNSDILPFANKLSKDPSAAVRREVAVAMRDMPLNQVQDILIELASRHDGDDRFYVEALGLAMDSKEEEIYPTLQEEIGAEALDWNPGFEDLTWRLHPRQAVNGLKERAISEQLTEAQRKKAVTALGFINDQSAVNAMQEIAASDIADVKDQALWWLRYRRNNEWNGFEMEIPELKANLSPEIQKEMLANKSILTKNNSSESDKIKAAQAMAKDRTGGMMLIGLAEKEALSEELKTEISKVIFQNPEQAIRVLAGDYFSKPSTSKAITLEDIRAIEGDVTKGKQVFLGKCATCHQVGEEGRNIGPNLSMIGAKLDQNGLFDAISNPSAGVAFGYEMWLISLKDGTVAYGFLQADGPIVVLEGLQNEVYNIPAEDIAARKRFATSIMPKPTDLALNETDISNLTAYLQGLK